A region of Spiribacter roseus DNA encodes the following proteins:
- a CDS encoding YgaP family membrane protein, translating to MLKQNIGTVDRALRAIVGLALIALAVFNSGMAWGWIGLVPLATAVFSTCPAYSLLGLNTCARKA from the coding sequence ATGCTGAAACAGAACATCGGAACAGTCGACCGCGCCCTGCGCGCCATCGTCGGGCTGGCGCTGATCGCGCTGGCGGTTTTCAACTCAGGCATGGCCTGGGGCTGGATCGGCCTGGTCCCGCTCGCGACGGCCGTGTTCAGCACCTGCCCGGCCTACAGCCTGCTGGGCCTCAATACCTGCGCCCGCAAGGCGTGA